From a region of the Mycobacterium intracellulare ATCC 13950 genome:
- a CDS encoding acyl-CoA dehydrogenase family protein encodes MQTADWRPRLELLLAEFRRRQADVARSGVEPDRIEVARAWHAELVDHQLAAPGWPREVGGLDLSLADQLDYYRMTTDAGVPPHPCPLSFILAPTLIAHGTQQQKDRFLIPLLRADEFWCQGFSEPGAGSDLSSLSTRAVRDGDVYRVTGQKVWTTMADRADWMFALVRTGSGGKPSDGITYLLIPMKSPGITVRPLRDISGAAHFAEVFLDDVAVPVENVVGDEGAGWSIMRTSLGHERATAFLADEFKYRRTADRVIDLVVAQRLDDDPLVRQDVARLESGVRTIAANSARALAAVLRGEDPGGMASVNRLVKSEFEQHMHALALRAAGPYAALGSRAPDAVDKGRWTFGYLMSRATTIGAGTAEIQRNTIAESVLGLPSHRGEGTREAAVTPGAPLAVPEEDERELREVLAATLQAKVDEAALLDRKRPVDAAEPEVWSALVEFGLPGLAVDETLGGAGARPRLLYTAVEEAAKALAPAPLVPTVIGLDVALHCGAKALVKRITGGATAAFAVPVNDSGWVTSGPELPEWDGTGLSGVVPIVAGAPHAEVLVALARVAAGVGEVLVAVDASADGVEVTAQQPLDLTGTVGAVTFSGAAGEVLADGTDVPRMLAAARRRAALAVAADSVGVASRALAMAVQWARERHQFGRPIGSFQAVSHRCADMLVALEGARSQILEAVESDLEESGYLADLAAAAALDAGVAATEGALQIHGGIGFTWEHPIHLLLRRARANSVLVGRADALRDRAAGELLAPYRQRRSE; translated from the coding sequence ATGCAGACTGCTGATTGGCGGCCGCGTCTCGAGTTGCTGCTCGCCGAGTTTCGTCGTCGTCAGGCCGACGTCGCTCGGTCGGGCGTTGAACCCGACCGGATCGAGGTGGCCCGCGCTTGGCACGCCGAACTCGTCGACCACCAGCTGGCTGCGCCTGGGTGGCCCCGCGAGGTCGGTGGACTCGACCTATCGCTGGCGGATCAGCTGGACTACTACCGGATGACCACGGATGCGGGTGTGCCACCGCATCCGTGTCCGCTGTCGTTCATCCTCGCCCCCACGCTCATCGCGCACGGCACCCAGCAACAGAAGGATCGCTTCCTCATACCGCTGCTGCGCGCGGATGAGTTCTGGTGTCAAGGGTTTTCCGAGCCTGGGGCGGGCAGTGACCTGTCGTCGCTGTCCACCCGCGCGGTCCGCGACGGCGACGTGTACCGGGTGACGGGGCAGAAGGTGTGGACCACGATGGCCGATCGCGCCGACTGGATGTTCGCGCTGGTGCGCACGGGGTCGGGGGGCAAACCATCGGACGGGATCACCTATCTCTTGATCCCGATGAAGAGCCCCGGGATCACCGTGCGTCCCCTGCGCGACATCAGCGGCGCGGCGCATTTCGCCGAGGTCTTCCTCGACGATGTCGCGGTGCCCGTCGAGAATGTGGTCGGCGACGAGGGCGCGGGGTGGTCGATCATGCGCACATCGCTGGGCCACGAGCGTGCCACCGCCTTTCTGGCCGACGAGTTCAAGTACCGGCGCACGGCCGACCGGGTGATCGATCTTGTCGTCGCACAACGGCTTGACGACGACCCGCTGGTCCGCCAGGACGTTGCTCGGCTGGAATCCGGGGTCCGCACCATCGCAGCCAACAGCGCCCGCGCGCTGGCCGCGGTTCTGCGCGGCGAGGATCCCGGCGGTATGGCGTCGGTGAACCGATTGGTGAAGTCGGAGTTTGAGCAGCACATGCATGCGCTCGCCCTGCGCGCGGCCGGTCCCTATGCGGCGCTGGGCAGCCGCGCACCCGACGCCGTCGACAAGGGGCGTTGGACGTTCGGCTATCTGATGAGCCGTGCGACCACGATCGGCGCGGGCACCGCGGAGATCCAACGCAATACCATCGCCGAGAGCGTGCTCGGGCTGCCGTCACACCGCGGCGAGGGCACCCGGGAAGCGGCCGTCACGCCCGGCGCCCCGCTCGCCGTGCCCGAGGAAGATGAACGGGAGCTGCGCGAGGTGCTGGCGGCGACACTGCAGGCCAAAGTGGACGAAGCAGCATTGCTCGACCGCAAGCGTCCCGTCGATGCGGCCGAGCCCGAAGTGTGGTCGGCGCTCGTCGAATTCGGCCTACCGGGCCTTGCTGTCGATGAAACCTTGGGCGGCGCCGGCGCCCGACCGCGGTTGCTGTACACGGCCGTCGAAGAGGCCGCCAAGGCATTGGCCCCGGCGCCGCTTGTCCCGACCGTGATCGGGCTCGACGTCGCGTTACATTGCGGCGCAAAGGCTTTGGTTAAGCGAATCACGGGCGGTGCAACGGCGGCGTTCGCCGTACCCGTCAACGACAGCGGCTGGGTGACCAGCGGCCCCGAGCTGCCCGAGTGGGACGGAACTGGTCTCTCCGGTGTGGTCCCGATCGTGGCGGGAGCACCACACGCCGAGGTGCTCGTGGCATTGGCTCGCGTCGCAGCCGGGGTGGGTGAGGTATTGGTGGCCGTCGACGCGTCCGCCGACGGCGTTGAGGTGACGGCCCAGCAGCCGCTCGACCTCACCGGCACCGTCGGCGCGGTGACCTTCAGCGGGGCGGCGGGGGAGGTGCTGGCCGACGGAACCGATGTGCCTCGGATGTTGGCCGCGGCGCGCCGCCGGGCGGCCCTGGCCGTGGCCGCGGATTCCGTTGGGGTTGCGTCGCGCGCGCTGGCGATGGCCGTTCAGTGGGCACGCGAACGGCATCAGTTCGGCCGCCCCATCGGCAGCTTCCAGGCCGTGTCGCACCGGTGCGCCGACATGCTGGTCGCACTCGAGGGCGCCCGCAGCCAGATCCTCGAGGCCGTCGAGTCCGACCTCGAGGAGTCGGGTTACCTGGCGGATTTGGCCGCCGCGGCCGCCCTCGATGCCGGTGTCGCCGCCACCGAGGGTGCGTTGCAGATCCACGGCGGCATCGGCTTCACCTGGGAGCACCCGATCCATTTGCTGCTGCGCCGCGCTCGGGCCAACTCCGTGTTGGTTGGCCGTGCCGACGCGCTGCGAGACCGGGCGGCCGGCGAACTGTTGGCGCCGTACCGACAACGGCGCTCCGAATAA
- a CDS encoding ferredoxin yields MKVRLEQSKCVGHAQCYAVDPDLFPIDDSGYSILGEREVRPEDEQLTRDGVAACPELALILEDG; encoded by the coding sequence ATGAAGGTTCGGCTCGAGCAGTCGAAGTGCGTGGGCCATGCCCAGTGTTACGCCGTCGACCCGGATTTGTTCCCGATCGACGACTCCGGCTACTCCATCCTGGGGGAGCGTGAGGTGCGACCGGAAGACGAGCAGCTCACCCGCGACGGGGTCGCGGCATGCCCCGAGCTTGCTCTCATTCTCGAAGACGGCTGA
- a CDS encoding acyl-CoA dehydrogenase family protein translates to MDFGLTDEQDQLAAAERAWLTKNDPIARVRATLDSAAVTVDPAAVAHAAESGLLELLTPEMGGTHVDLAILAEEHGYAASSLPVADLNIAAWLLDHVDSPAGDGELTGLTLGPDALLDGDALGLAGITRPVPMAADMDSIAVAGHVDDGEYLAVLNAPTLSGMSTLDLSRSWARVDLDATIADWTRLPAGTLALLRDALAVHRAFDALGAAARLLDMTVSYAKQREQFGAPIGSFQAVKHHCADMAVAVEAGRATLWAAALALDTASAAARSRAASAAAAYTKSAAAKVAGTALQVHGGIGFTWEHDLHLFLRRIKVDEAFNGSVAEHRAALLTA, encoded by the coding sequence ATGGACTTCGGCTTGACGGACGAACAGGATCAACTCGCCGCGGCGGAGCGGGCCTGGCTCACCAAAAACGACCCCATCGCCAGGGTCCGCGCGACGCTGGACTCGGCTGCGGTCACCGTCGATCCTGCGGCGGTCGCGCATGCGGCGGAATCGGGTCTTCTGGAGCTGCTCACTCCCGAAATGGGCGGCACCCATGTGGATCTCGCCATCCTCGCCGAGGAGCACGGATACGCGGCCAGCTCGCTCCCGGTCGCGGATCTCAATATCGCGGCCTGGCTGCTCGACCACGTCGACTCGCCCGCCGGAGACGGCGAACTGACCGGATTGACGCTCGGTCCCGACGCCCTTCTTGATGGCGATGCGCTGGGGCTGGCTGGTATCACCCGTCCGGTGCCGATGGCCGCCGATATGGACTCCATCGCGGTGGCAGGCCACGTGGACGACGGCGAGTACCTGGCGGTCCTGAATGCCCCGACGCTGTCGGGCATGTCGACGCTCGACCTGAGCCGTTCGTGGGCACGCGTGGACCTCGACGCGACGATCGCCGACTGGACGCGGCTGCCTGCCGGCACGCTGGCCCTGCTGCGCGACGCTTTGGCGGTGCACCGGGCGTTCGACGCATTGGGCGCGGCGGCCCGACTGCTCGACATGACGGTGTCTTACGCCAAGCAGCGGGAGCAGTTCGGCGCGCCGATCGGGTCGTTCCAGGCAGTCAAGCATCACTGCGCCGACATGGCAGTCGCGGTGGAGGCCGGCCGGGCCACGCTGTGGGCCGCGGCGCTCGCACTGGACACCGCGTCGGCCGCTGCCCGGTCCCGGGCCGCGTCCGCGGCGGCGGCGTACACGAAGTCCGCCGCCGCCAAGGTGGCCGGAACGGCGCTGCAGGTGCACGGCGGCATCGGCTTCACCTGGGAACACGATCTGCATCTGTTCCTGCGCCGGATCAAGGTCGACGAAGCCTTCAACGGGAGCGTCGCCGAACACCGCGCGGCGCTGCTCACGGCTTGA
- a CDS encoding class I adenylate-forming enzyme family protein, with translation MSRAEVDDMTLGDIVTDNAVRFPDVVAYRYGQRTVTHAQLWDRAVRLVSAMAAAGVRRQDRIAVLSRNSIEFGELNAAAQLGGIIMATINFRLSPPEMDDALRRVAPSIVFCAAEFVPVIGDLIADMPSPPMLVVIGGQAPQGITGYERFVEEGRSGEHEFVARPDDIAYLLFTSGTTGASKCCILGQREMRRVAFTMNNEMRCGSADRGLINMPMFHFGALGIIGGLHARGGTVVLQQQFDAADAVRLIADERITVLHLAPVMLRALLDEVSDRLAVESVRTVVYSAAPMTAAILRRALAVLPDAGFLNLYGQTEVIVSGLPRELHILDDPYAAERLSSVGFPFPDTRVRVVDADGGVLPVGQAGEIVVRSDSMFRGYWQDAAATQATLRDGWCRTGDMGRLDERGLLYLMDRKKDVIISGGENIYSPEVEDAVSAVDGVAACAVVGVPDDKWGEAVCAVVVPRGGASPTLEMVQEGVRQRLARYKVPRRLVLVADLPVLASGKVDKKRLRAELKAAAG, from the coding sequence ATGTCGAGGGCCGAAGTCGACGACATGACGCTCGGTGACATCGTGACCGACAACGCAGTCCGCTTTCCCGACGTCGTCGCCTACCGGTACGGCCAGCGCACCGTGACCCACGCACAATTATGGGACCGGGCGGTCCGATTGGTGTCGGCGATGGCCGCGGCAGGGGTGAGGCGCCAGGACCGCATCGCAGTGTTGAGCCGCAACAGCATCGAGTTCGGCGAACTGAACGCGGCCGCCCAACTCGGCGGAATTATCATGGCCACCATCAACTTTCGGCTTTCGCCTCCCGAGATGGATGATGCGCTGCGGCGCGTCGCCCCGTCGATCGTGTTCTGCGCCGCCGAGTTCGTGCCGGTGATCGGCGATCTCATCGCGGATATGCCGTCGCCACCGATGTTGGTGGTCATCGGCGGACAAGCTCCGCAGGGGATCACGGGCTACGAACGATTTGTGGAGGAAGGCCGTAGCGGCGAGCACGAGTTCGTGGCCCGGCCCGACGACATCGCGTACCTGCTGTTCACCAGCGGCACGACCGGCGCATCCAAGTGCTGCATCCTCGGACAGCGAGAGATGCGCAGGGTCGCATTCACCATGAACAACGAGATGCGTTGCGGCAGCGCCGATCGCGGGCTGATCAACATGCCGATGTTCCACTTCGGTGCGCTCGGGATTATCGGTGGGCTGCATGCTCGAGGCGGAACCGTGGTGCTGCAGCAACAGTTCGACGCGGCCGATGCGGTGCGGCTGATCGCCGACGAGCGCATCACGGTGCTGCATCTGGCGCCGGTCATGCTCAGGGCGCTCCTCGATGAGGTGAGTGATCGCTTGGCGGTGGAATCGGTTCGCACGGTGGTCTATTCGGCCGCGCCGATGACCGCGGCTATCCTGCGGCGGGCACTCGCCGTTCTGCCGGACGCGGGTTTCCTCAACCTTTACGGACAGACGGAAGTCATTGTCTCTGGACTGCCACGGGAACTGCACATCCTCGACGACCCCTACGCTGCCGAGCGGCTGAGCTCGGTTGGCTTCCCATTTCCCGACACCCGGGTACGTGTGGTCGATGCGGACGGTGGCGTCCTGCCCGTGGGGCAGGCAGGTGAGATCGTCGTGCGGTCCGACTCGATGTTCCGCGGCTACTGGCAGGACGCGGCGGCGACGCAGGCGACGCTGCGGGACGGGTGGTGTCGCACCGGCGACATGGGTCGACTGGACGAGCGCGGGCTGCTCTATTTGATGGACCGCAAGAAGGACGTGATCATCAGCGGCGGGGAGAATATTTATTCGCCCGAGGTCGAGGATGCGGTCAGTGCGGTTGACGGGGTGGCCGCTTGCGCCGTCGTCGGGGTGCCCGACGACAAGTGGGGCGAGGCGGTCTGCGCCGTTGTGGTGCCGCGCGGCGGTGCGTCGCCGACGCTGGAAATGGTGCAAGAGGGGGTCCGGCAGCGGTTGGCGCGCTACAAGGTGCCTCGTCGACTGGTGTTGGTCGCCGATCTTCCTGTACTGGCCAGCGGCAAGGTGGATAAGAAGCGACTGCGCGCCGAGCTGAAGGCCGCCGCCGGCTGA
- a CDS encoding amidohydrolase family protein — MPLQDDHQIVSVDDHLVEHPRVWQDRLPQKYLEQGPRIVEENGMHLWHYDGQVFPTIGLNAVAGKPPEEWGMDPVRYEDMIPGCYDPVARVADMDLDGVQSALCFPSFPGFGGGTFQRAEDKDLALLCVKAWNDFYIDEWCAVAPERYIPLAILPTWDIDACVAEAERVAAKGARTISFPDSPVPLGLPSFHSDHWDGLWRVCSDAKMPVSLHFGSGSFVPGFSFSTIKPVPGQMAVPDAPFAVATALFSTNLMWSTVDLLFSGKLQQFPDLQISLAEGGIGWVPYILERTDYVWERHRYYQKIDFDTRPSDLFRKHFWGCFIDDEHGLTNRHSIGIDRIMLEIDFPHSDSNWPNSRKRAAEVLADVPDDECRLIVEENARRMLNFPRVGAVDRQLAGV; from the coding sequence ATGCCGCTTCAGGATGACCACCAGATCGTGTCCGTTGATGACCACTTGGTCGAGCACCCACGCGTGTGGCAGGACAGGTTGCCGCAGAAATACCTCGAACAGGGCCCGCGCATCGTCGAGGAAAACGGCATGCATCTGTGGCACTACGACGGTCAGGTCTTCCCGACCATCGGCCTGAACGCGGTCGCCGGCAAACCGCCCGAGGAGTGGGGCATGGATCCCGTCCGCTACGAGGACATGATTCCGGGCTGCTACGACCCCGTCGCGCGGGTCGCCGACATGGACCTCGACGGTGTGCAGTCGGCATTGTGCTTCCCGTCGTTCCCGGGATTCGGCGGCGGCACGTTCCAGCGTGCCGAGGACAAGGACCTGGCACTGTTGTGCGTCAAGGCGTGGAACGACTTCTACATCGACGAGTGGTGCGCGGTGGCGCCCGAGCGCTACATCCCGCTGGCGATCCTGCCGACATGGGATATCGACGCATGTGTGGCCGAGGCAGAGCGCGTCGCCGCCAAGGGTGCGCGCACGATCTCGTTCCCGGACAGCCCGGTGCCGCTCGGTCTGCCGTCATTCCACTCCGATCACTGGGACGGCTTGTGGCGGGTCTGCTCAGACGCCAAGATGCCGGTGTCGCTGCACTTCGGGTCCGGCTCGTTCGTGCCGGGTTTCTCGTTCTCGACGATCAAGCCGGTCCCGGGTCAGATGGCGGTGCCCGACGCACCGTTCGCGGTCGCGACGGCACTATTCTCCACGAACCTGATGTGGTCCACGGTCGACCTGCTGTTCTCCGGCAAGCTGCAGCAGTTCCCGGATCTCCAGATCTCGCTCGCTGAGGGCGGCATCGGTTGGGTGCCTTACATCCTCGAGCGAACCGACTACGTGTGGGAGCGGCACCGCTACTACCAGAAGATTGACTTCGACACCCGGCCTTCGGATCTGTTCCGCAAGCACTTCTGGGGATGCTTCATCGACGACGAGCACGGCCTGACGAACCGGCACAGCATCGGCATCGACCGGATCATGCTCGAGATCGACTTCCCGCACAGCGACTCCAACTGGCCGAACTCGCGCAAGCGGGCAGCCGAGGTCCTTGCCGACGTGCCCGACGACGAGTGCAGGCTGATCGTCGAGGAGAACGCCCGCCGGATGCTCAACTTCCCGCGGGTGGGTGCGGTCGATCGGCAACTCGCCGGCGTCTAG
- a CDS encoding acyl-CoA dehydrogenase family protein has translation MEYGMGPELEAFRAEVRAFIAEHAPPIPPRAGVRSAENEAELKALQDWTARLFEAGYVGADWPVEFGGRDDRSAEHAIVVGEELARAAVPGVPSGNALASHALIHYGTDDQRRRHLPEIRAGRQLWCQLFSEPGAGSDLASLRTRAVLDGDTYTVNGQKVWTTDGHWADYGYLLARTDSDAPKHKGISAFILDMSSPGITVRPLRELTGTSDFNEVFFDSVEVPAEAMIGEPGQGWAIANATLGHERTSVGAAVVKLRLAIEALVQLASHVTVDGRLAIDNDRIRDRIGEFSAEVEALSALTYANLTRWLRGTERMHDGAMAKLMFSELNLEMARFAVELGGEAGVLVEGDPDVLDGGRWQDEWLYARAYTIAGGSSEIMRNLIAERGLALPRDRR, from the coding sequence GTGGAATACGGAATGGGTCCCGAACTGGAGGCCTTTCGCGCGGAGGTGCGGGCTTTCATTGCGGAGCATGCACCGCCCATACCGCCGCGGGCGGGCGTGCGCAGCGCTGAGAATGAAGCCGAACTCAAGGCGCTTCAGGATTGGACGGCGCGTCTGTTCGAAGCCGGCTACGTCGGCGCCGACTGGCCCGTGGAGTTCGGCGGCCGCGATGACCGCTCCGCTGAACACGCCATCGTGGTGGGCGAGGAGCTGGCCCGGGCTGCGGTGCCGGGCGTGCCGAGCGGTAACGCGCTGGCATCGCATGCGCTGATCCACTACGGCACCGATGACCAGCGCCGCAGGCATCTGCCCGAGATCCGCGCGGGTCGACAGCTGTGGTGCCAATTGTTCAGCGAGCCCGGTGCAGGAAGCGATCTGGCGTCGCTGCGTACCCGCGCTGTTCTCGACGGTGATACCTATACCGTCAACGGGCAGAAGGTGTGGACCACCGACGGACACTGGGCCGACTACGGATATCTGTTGGCGCGCACCGATTCCGACGCCCCCAAGCACAAGGGCATCAGTGCGTTTATCCTCGACATGTCCAGCCCGGGCATCACGGTGCGCCCGCTGCGCGAGCTGACCGGCACCTCGGACTTCAACGAGGTCTTCTTCGATTCCGTCGAGGTGCCGGCCGAGGCGATGATCGGAGAACCGGGACAGGGCTGGGCGATCGCAAACGCCACGTTGGGGCATGAACGTACCAGCGTGGGCGCCGCGGTCGTCAAGTTGAGGCTGGCCATTGAGGCATTGGTGCAACTCGCCTCGCACGTCACCGTCGACGGTCGCCTCGCGATCGACAACGACCGTATTCGTGATCGGATCGGCGAGTTCAGCGCCGAGGTGGAGGCGCTGTCCGCGCTGACGTACGCCAATCTCACGCGTTGGCTGCGTGGCACCGAGCGCATGCACGACGGCGCGATGGCCAAGCTGATGTTCAGCGAGCTGAATCTCGAGATGGCACGCTTCGCAGTCGAACTCGGCGGCGAGGCAGGCGTTTTAGTGGAGGGCGACCCGGACGTTCTCGACGGCGGTCGCTGGCAGGACGAGTGGTTGTACGCTCGGGCCTACACCATCGCCGGCGGCAGTTCGGAGATCATGCGCAACCTGATCGCCGAGCGGGGCTTGGCGCTGCCGCGGGATCGGCGCTGA
- a CDS encoding TetR/AcrR family transcriptional regulator translates to MARTPDKLRRSGYAPAANHGVGRRGLHTRERILGSAAEVFLANGFHATSLDAIARAAGASRATVYQYFAGKEEIFRELSALAERDVLAHGEHLGELGPTVDGVDALHRWLVAWADIYDAHAAVFAEFPGIGTATGLAVIDASSAAAQFHQTVTDRLRRTRLRDLEADDAAAALGRIPHMVHLYRYRDMLPLPARATVTWSLTGALQLMLFPETPADVLQVVAPARDGCARTTPRALDYAAATPAAVEASGSPIPQDVLSVSSALFAERGYYAIGMEEIAAAADVSRATLYRYFSTKDKILAELTRRAVAEIEKHAAALPAKAADSLTEWMLGYVRFHRTYRGVIRAWFDGTVAEQLSNADVDHGIGAIFQAVAALLSTVDLPPGIDADVAGAVFVAVLGRMSEPTGASGPNSDEQAAELMVKLLRRSLLREA, encoded by the coding sequence ATGGCTCGCACTCCCGACAAGTTGCGGCGCTCCGGCTATGCCCCCGCCGCCAATCACGGTGTGGGACGCCGCGGCCTGCACACCCGCGAGCGCATACTCGGATCCGCCGCGGAAGTGTTCCTGGCCAACGGATTTCACGCCACCTCACTTGACGCCATCGCGAGGGCGGCCGGCGCCTCTCGTGCGACCGTGTATCAATACTTCGCGGGCAAGGAAGAGATCTTCCGCGAACTGAGTGCGCTGGCCGAACGCGATGTGCTGGCACACGGTGAACACCTCGGTGAACTCGGCCCGACAGTCGACGGAGTGGATGCGCTGCACCGTTGGCTCGTCGCATGGGCGGATATCTACGACGCCCACGCCGCGGTGTTCGCCGAGTTTCCGGGCATCGGCACGGCCACCGGGTTGGCCGTCATCGATGCCAGCTCGGCCGCCGCCCAGTTCCATCAGACCGTCACCGATCGGCTGCGGCGGACACGCCTGCGGGATCTGGAAGCCGACGATGCGGCCGCAGCACTCGGGCGGATCCCCCACATGGTTCACCTCTACCGGTACCGGGACATGCTCCCTTTGCCCGCTCGCGCGACCGTGACGTGGTCGTTGACCGGTGCATTGCAGCTGATGCTGTTCCCCGAGACCCCAGCCGACGTGTTGCAGGTGGTAGCACCGGCAAGAGACGGATGCGCACGAACCACGCCCCGCGCCCTCGACTATGCCGCGGCGACACCGGCGGCCGTCGAGGCGTCGGGATCGCCGATTCCGCAGGATGTGCTGTCGGTCAGTTCGGCGTTGTTCGCCGAACGCGGCTACTACGCCATCGGCATGGAGGAGATCGCGGCCGCCGCCGATGTCAGCCGCGCGACCTTGTACCGGTACTTCAGCACCAAGGACAAGATCCTGGCCGAACTGACCCGCCGAGCGGTCGCCGAGATCGAAAAGCACGCCGCCGCCCTGCCTGCCAAGGCCGCGGATTCGCTGACCGAATGGATGCTTGGCTACGTCCGATTCCATCGCACCTACCGCGGCGTGATCCGGGCGTGGTTCGACGGCACGGTCGCAGAACAGCTCTCCAACGCCGATGTGGACCACGGTATTGGCGCGATTTTCCAGGCGGTTGCCGCGTTGTTGTCCACCGTCGACCTGCCGCCCGGCATCGACGCTGACGTGGCAGGCGCGGTGTTCGTGGCGGTCCTGGGCCGGATGTCCGAGCCGACGGGGGCTAGCGGACCGAACAGCGACGAGCAGGCCGCTGAGTTGATGGTCAAGCTGTTGCGCCGTTCGCTCCTGCGTGAAGCGTGA
- a CDS encoding acyl-CoA dehydrogenase family protein, whose product MTVALSDEETMLVETVRAFVDRDVKPTVRAVEHANEYPEAWIEQMKRIGIFGLAVPEEYGGSPVSMPCYVKVTEELARGWMSLAGAMGGHTVVAKLISLYGTEEQKQKYLPRMASGEMRATMALTEPGGGSDLQAMTTTARAEGNELVINGAKTWISNARRSGLIALLCKTDPQAQPRHKGISIVLVEHGQGLTVSRDLPKLGYKGVESCELSFDECRVPAAAILGDEPGRGFAQMMKGLETGRIQVASRALGVASAALEDALKYAQERESFGQPIWKHQSVGNYLADMATKLTAARQLTRYAAEKYDSGERCDMEAGMAKLFASEVAMEIALNAVRIHGGYGYSTEYDVERYFRDAPLMIVGEGTNEIQRNVIAAQLVSRGKL is encoded by the coding sequence ATGACAGTCGCGCTCAGCGATGAAGAGACCATGCTGGTCGAAACCGTGCGGGCCTTCGTCGACCGCGACGTCAAGCCCACGGTCCGCGCAGTCGAGCACGCCAACGAGTACCCGGAAGCGTGGATCGAACAGATGAAGCGGATCGGAATCTTCGGGCTTGCCGTGCCCGAGGAATACGGCGGTTCACCGGTATCGATGCCCTGCTATGTGAAGGTGACCGAGGAGTTAGCCCGTGGCTGGATGAGCCTGGCCGGCGCGATGGGCGGACACACCGTGGTCGCCAAGCTGATCTCGTTGTACGGCACCGAAGAACAGAAACAGAAGTACTTGCCACGCATGGCGAGCGGGGAGATGCGGGCCACGATGGCGCTCACCGAACCTGGTGGCGGCTCCGACCTGCAGGCGATGACGACCACCGCACGAGCCGAGGGCAACGAGCTGGTGATCAACGGCGCGAAGACCTGGATCAGTAACGCGCGGAGGTCCGGCCTCATCGCACTGCTGTGCAAGACCGATCCACAAGCGCAGCCACGCCATAAGGGCATCTCGATAGTCCTGGTCGAACACGGTCAGGGTCTGACCGTCTCACGCGACCTGCCTAAGCTGGGCTACAAGGGCGTGGAGAGTTGCGAGCTGTCGTTCGACGAGTGCCGCGTACCGGCCGCGGCGATCCTCGGAGATGAACCAGGCAGAGGATTCGCCCAGATGATGAAAGGCCTCGAAACGGGCCGGATTCAGGTTGCATCGCGGGCGCTAGGGGTGGCGAGCGCAGCGCTGGAAGACGCGCTGAAATACGCGCAGGAGCGGGAGAGCTTCGGCCAACCGATCTGGAAGCACCAGTCGGTCGGCAACTATTTGGCTGACATGGCCACCAAACTCACCGCGGCGCGCCAACTCACCCGCTACGCCGCAGAGAAATACGACAGCGGTGAGCGATGCGACATGGAGGCCGGGATGGCCAAGCTGTTCGCGTCGGAGGTAGCCATGGAAATCGCGCTCAACGCCGTCCGAATCCACGGCGGCTACGGCTATTCCACCGAATACGACGTCGAGCGCTACTTCCGCGACGCACCTCTCATGATCGTCGGCGAGGGCACCAACGAGATACAGCGCAACGTCATTGCCGCACAGCTGGTCTCGCGGGGCAAACTCTAG